GGCCCGCCCAGGTCGATGCATCGCCCTCGTGTTGCCACCCCCGGTATAGCATCCGCTATACTCCGGGCATGGCTGCTGGCGAGTGGGAGATCTACCTCGTCAACGAGGTACAGGAGTGGATCGACAACCTCGATCCACTCACCCACGCCCGCGTCGTGCAAGCCATCGACCTACTCGCCGACGCCGGCCCAGGGCTCGGCCGGCCGCTGGTCGACACGATCCACAGCTCGGCGATCGCCAACCTCAAAGAGCTGCGCCCCGGCACCGTGCGCATCCTGTTCGCGTTCGACCCGTGGCGCTCCAGCATCCTGCTCGTCGCCGGAGACAAGACCGGACGCTGGCAGCAGTGGTACACCGAAGCGATCCCCCTGGCCGAGCAACGTTACGAGATCTACCTGAAGGAACGCGCTAACGAGGAGGGCCGACAGCCATGAGCAACTACGCACGCTGGCGCGACATCCGCACCACCCACGTCGAGCGCGCCGGCGGCGAACAGGCCGTCGAAGAAGGCAAGCAGGAACTCCTCGCCACCGTGGTCGGACACCGCCTCGCCGAGGTACGCCGCGCCCGCGGCCTCACCCAACAGCAGGTCGCCGACCGCATGGGCGTCACCAAAGGCCGCGTCTCCCAGATCGAACAAGGCAAAATCTCCGGCCAAGACATCGTCGCCCGCTACGCCGCCGCCCTCGGCGGACGCCTCCACCAAGCCATCTACTTCGACGACGGCGACATCGCCGCCATCGCATAGCCCCCACTCCACGAGCCTGCCGGGCCAAGATCCGACTGGCTCAAAACTGCTCTACAGGATCAAGTGCGCCACGAGGCGCTGTCTTACCGGATAGGGGTGAAAGACCATCTATCTTCCGGCCATCGTAGTGGCTGGTTGAAGCTGGCGGCAGCCTGACCCGCGGGATGGTGGGGAGGGTGGGAGCAGCCGCGACGAACCCGGGACGGTCCAGCACTACCGGATGGATTGGGTTCGGGGAGCAAGACGGGAAGGCATACGAGAGGAACCGGTGTCCGAGGCCTCTTCATGTGTAGGCCAGCTCCAACCCGGTGGATTTGGGCTGGTAGGCGGTGCGTATCTGATCATCGCGAGTGGGTGGTCGGGGAACTCCTGGGAGGTTCTTGATTGCTGGCCTGGGAGGTCACGGTGAAGGTCTACGGCGTAGCCGTGACGATGCCGCAGGGGTACAGCCGGGTGCCTAACCCGTCGACCGGAAGGCAGTGAACGTGGGAACCGGTCACGTCGCGGTCCCTGAATGCCCGTCCGGCCGGGGCGGAGTATCGGGGATAGACGCGTCGCCCGTCGAAGGGCGTGGTCGGGGCGGAGCCGCCGTAGTACTCCGAGTTGGGGAAAGCCCAGCGCATGGGGAAGGGCGGCAGTGTGTCAGACAGGGAGAACGCTGCAATGTCCGAAGACACGTCGGTGAATACCGGCGTCAGCTGGCCGGACGAGATGCTCGCCCGGGGGCTGGTACGGAAGATGCAGGTCAAACTGCACCGTTGGGCGGGAGACGATCGCTCCCGCCGGTTTACCGATCTGTTCAACCTGGTCTACGACCCGGCGTTCCTCACCGTTGCCTGGCAGCGGGTGAGCACGAACGCCGGAGCGCGGACCGCCGGGGTCGATCGGGCCACCGTGTCCTACATCGTCCACCGGATCGGGGTGAGCGCGTTCCTCGACCAGGTCCGGGACCTGCTCAAGTCCGGACAGTTCCGGCCAACGCCGGTGCGGCAGGTGGAGATTCCGAAGGCATCCGGCAAGGTCCGGAGGCTGGGTATCCCCACCGTCACCGACCGCGTGGTCCAGGCCGCGCTGAAGCTTGTTCTTGAACCGATCTTCGAGGCGGACTTCCTGCCCTGCTCATACGGCTTCCGGCCGATGCGACGGGCGCATGATGCCATCGCGGAGATCCACGCGTTCACCTCCCGCCCCCGCGACTACGAGTGGATCGTGGAAGCCGACATCGCCGCGTGTTTCGACGAGATCGATCACGTGGCGCTGATGGATCGGGTGCGGGCACGCGTCAAGGACAGGAAGACCCTCGCGCTGGTCAAAGCGTTCCTCAAGGCCGGGATCATGACCGGCACCGGCGAACGCCACGACTCGTGGCGGGGCACCCCGCAAGGCGGGATCTTGTCACCACTGCTGGCCAACATCGCCCTGTCCACGCTGGATGAACACTTCAACCGGCAGTGGAAATCCTTCGGCGACGGCAACCAGCGGCACCGGCGGCGGGCACGCGGGCTGGCCACCTGGCGGCTCGTGCGCTACGCCGACGACTTCGTCGTGCTCGTCAAAGGCCAACAACATCACGCCCAGGCGCTGCTCGATGAGATCGCCCAGGTCATCGCCCCACTCGGGCTACGCCTGGCCGAAGACAAGACCCGCGTGGTGCACATCGACCAGGGCTTCGACTTCCTCGGGCACACGATCGTGCGCGACTCTGCTGCCCAATTCGGTTCAGGCGGGACTGTACAAATAACGGCCCTGTCTCACTTTCGGTGGTGACGGTGGGTGCTGTTATCCGAGGAGGATGCGGTGGCGGAGCAGGGTGAAGCCTGCTCGTCCGTGCATTTGACGTGCGATTCGTTTGGTCTTGGTGTTGACGCCTTCGGTGGGGCCGTTGCTGTAGGGGAGCGTGAGCGCGGCGTTCACGGCGTCGCGGTCGCGTTCCAGGCCTCGGGTGAAGGCGTGCAGATGAGGTAGATCGACCGTGCGAACCTGCAGGATCCAGTGCGAGAGCCGGTCGGTGTTTGCGGGTTGAGGCGTCAGGAGCTCGGCGAAGCGTCCGACAGCGGCGGCGAGTTGGGTCATCTCTGGGCAGGCTGCGGTGAGCCGTGCCAGTAGATCTCGGCGCTCGGGTTTGAGGTTGTCGGGTCTGGTGAGGATCATCCGGGCGAGGCGGCGTGGGGAGATGTGGCTGCGGTCGGCGTCCGCGCGGCCTTGGTTGATGTACTTGTGCAGGAGGTTGAGGCAGCCGGTGAAGCCGAGGGTCTTGATCTCGTCGAAGAGGTGCTTGACGCCGACGCTGGGGTCCTCGGCTCGACGTTTGCGTAGGTGTTCGCGGTAGGGGTCGACGAGGCTGGCACGGTATTTGGGGACGCGGAGCATCCGCTCGGGCCGGTCGGCTCGCGCGTAGCGCTTGACGGTGTTCAGGGCCAACTGCAGACGGCGGGCGCACTCCAGCAGGCCCACGCCTTGGTCGAGCAGGTCATGGACCTGGTGCCAGCGTTGCTGGGTCGTCCGCGCGCGGGGGCCGTCGTAGATGGGTGCGTCCAGGACGGGGGCCCAGCAGGTACTGTGCGCCTTCACCTCGCTGAGGGCGGCTTCACAGAGGTTGTGCCACAGGTGCCACCGGTCTGCGACCTGC
The sequence above is a segment of the Micromonospora sp. WMMA1363 genome. Coding sequences within it:
- a CDS encoding type II toxin-antitoxin system RelE/ParE family toxin; the protein is MAAGEWEIYLVNEVQEWIDNLDPLTHARVVQAIDLLADAGPGLGRPLVDTIHSSAIANLKELRPGTVRILFAFDPWRSSILLVAGDKTGRWQQWYTEAIPLAEQRYEIYLKERANEEGRQP
- a CDS encoding helix-turn-helix transcriptional regulator, producing the protein MSNYARWRDIRTTHVERAGGEQAVEEGKQELLATVVGHRLAEVRRARGLTQQQVADRMGVTKGRVSQIEQGKISGQDIVARYAAALGGRLHQAIYFDDGDIAAIA
- the ltrA gene encoding group II intron reverse transcriptase/maturase, which codes for MSEDTSVNTGVSWPDEMLARGLVRKMQVKLHRWAGDDRSRRFTDLFNLVYDPAFLTVAWQRVSTNAGARTAGVDRATVSYIVHRIGVSAFLDQVRDLLKSGQFRPTPVRQVEIPKASGKVRRLGIPTVTDRVVQAALKLVLEPIFEADFLPCSYGFRPMRRAHDAIAEIHAFTSRPRDYEWIVEADIAACFDEIDHVALMDRVRARVKDRKTLALVKAFLKAGIMTGTGERHDSWRGTPQGGILSPLLANIALSTLDEHFNRQWKSFGDGNQRHRRRARGLATWRLVRYADDFVVLVKGQQHHAQALLDEIAQVIAPLGLRLAEDKTRVVHIDQGFDFLGHTIVRDSAAQFGSGGTVQITALSHFRW
- a CDS encoding ISL3 family transposase translates to MFSGLSPLVIEDVTDEGERIVVRARTPRDTAVCPRCGASSGRVHGYHWRTVADVPVDGRRVVVRVRVRRLVCPTRGCRHTFREQVPGVLERYQRRTARLNRQVKAVVKELAGRAGSRLLAILAMGLSRHTALRALLCIPLPNERTPRVIGVDDFALRRRHRYATVVIDAETHERIDVLPDRTADTLEAWLRAHPGVEVVCRDGSATYAEAIRRALPDAVQVADRWHLWHNLCEAALSEVKAHSTCWAPVLDAPIYDGPRARTTQQRWHQVHDLLDQGVGLLECARRLQLALNTVKRYARADRPERMLRVPKYRASLVDPYREHLRKRRAEDPSVGVKHLFDEIKTLGFTGCLNLLHKYINQGRADADRSHISPRRLARMILTRPDNLKPERRDLLARLTAACPEMTQLAAAVGRFAELLTPQPANTDRLSHWILQVRTVDLPHLHAFTRGLERDRDAVNAALTLPYSNGPTEGVNTKTKRIARQMHGRAGFTLLRHRILLG